AtaacatttctttctttctgccCCCCTTCCCTTTGGATTAAACAGCACCATGGAATTCAGTTGTCAAAGAATCCCATCTACCTCAAACctttaggcccggtttggatacacaaaaccatctcatctcatcattacaattttcccaaactcccacacaaaatataagaaacaattccactttttcaaattccaaaataaaaattatattaaaaaattatattctaacaatattttattcaactttcaacaaaacatcccatctcatctgaactgcgtaaccaaacgaagccttagaaACTTCAGTAGGGAAAAGGGTACTTGGAATAGGATAACTCACATCTGATTCTTTGTCCTCGGTATATTCCATTTCCAACCAAGTATAGAACTTTGGGTGGAAAATGAAATCTTTTCTATTGGACCATTCGTTCTTGGTCTTGGCAAAGAATTTCTGTCCAAACTCCCTAATTGCAATGTCTCTAGAGGTGTAAGGACCCTGTAATTTGTCTTGACCCTTTACACCTACTCTTCCCCACCTATTGTAAACCATGAATGCACCACCACTATCAGATTCTGCAAGTAATTTTGAAATCATTCGGTAAGAGTTCAGAATAATTAGTTCAACACACTAAATATCAGTATATTCAGTGGTGACTAAGAGAAGTATACGGCATCGTCCGCATATCAAGTGCCAAAGCCAAGTAAGATGCAAATTAAGcttatttttaactaaaaagaaaaggcagCATTGTTATCATAAGGAGCTTgacaaaattgagaaataatctaGGTATTAAATCAATAAATGAACTGTTTTTTCAATCAAACACGGAATAAAGCATCACTGTTGTGGATTGCATAAGTTCTTAATCAACACCAATTAAtagttaaaaagaaattgaaaagaacaTTTAGACAAACCCAAGATTCTCAAAAGGATTTTATATCTAACCAAGAActtgaatcacataaaatttgttattgttatcCCCGACATTTGTCTGGTTCAACATGGCATCATATATTTCATCACCCTGCATCATAAAAAAGCCATAGtcgatttgaatttagaaatccaGAGAGCAactttaaaagaaacaaaatcgaCAAAGCAAAAAAGAATAACCAAACAAATCCCATCAATCTTGATTATGTTTTACaggaaaaaaattcaacttattCACTACAAGCTGCTACGATAACTATAAGACTTGCCAGTTGCAAAACATGGTAGTGAGCCTTTATGTGATCTGGAAGCCATTGATCCAGCACTGCCGCACCCTTTTTGGTCACGGTTACAATCTTCTCATTCttgctttcattttcttcttgacTAGATTTACCTGCCACCATGAGGTACTAATAAGCTCCCCAATTGTCTAtccaaacacaatatttcatctttttaaattttgaaaatatctacttaaatgaacagtaaataacagtataaaataatgaaaactgaCGTGAACAGTATATAAACAGTAAAACTGATATGAACAGTACACAATTCGGATACTCtataaagagttttgctacacaacctccaccacactttacactccacatttttttaaatttttaaattttttcatatttttttaaaaaaattttttagtttattccttttaaattatttcaaattttctattcattattcatataataaatatttgataaaagaaaaaaataataaaaattaaaaaaaattatggagtGTGTAGTGTGAGAAGGTTGTGAAAATTTATTCCTCTATAAAACAGTAAGACCCACaccttttttcaaatttcaaaaattaaaaactatctaTCTCATGTCACTGtccaaacacatttttttttacaacctaTTTcttctcaacttaactcaaaaattttaCTATTGTTCAAAATATCTGATCTCATCAAATCTGAAGTGtgtatccaaacgaagccttaaatTCCGCATATAAAACTATACTATATACGACAGACATTTCGAAGTAGTCGTTATAATACTCGTAAATCCAGTTGGCAAGTTCCTCGTTTCCCTACATTTTTTCAGCAACCAAACACAGCACAAAGACGCttagatgttttttttaagtcaaaacTTTTGTCCATACCTTGAGGAATTTCCTGCAAGTCCTGGTCGTCTGAGTCTTCACAGAGCCTTTCTAGAATTTCTTTCTTGGATCCAGTTTCGGAAACGCCACGATGAGCAGCTAGTTCGCGCAATTGCCGGATGCCCATACCTCGAAGCTTCTCGATGGCTTTGATTTTCCCGGGCACACTTGAATCCCCATTTTCAGAGTCCCTCTGCCTCTTCTTATTGGTCGAGGCATCACCGTCTGTGCCCGTCGTTTGTTGCTTCTTTTCTTTGCGGAGAGCGGCTTCGAGTCTTCGAACCTGCGAGAAATACAGCTAGAGTGAGAAGACTTGTATAGAAAtgtacgagagagagagagagagagagagagagaggttgggaCCAGGGTGGGCTTGGTTCCGGTGGTGCTGAGACAACGCTGGGCCAGTTGGGTCCGGAGCTCTTCAACTTTGAGCTGGTTTGCCAttttgcagagagagagagagagagagaggtgtctTGACCCTTGAGACTTGAGAGGCCGCGCGAATTGGAGGAAGCGCATTTAAAGAGGTTTCTAAAACCTCGATATACATACATAGTCGTTTCATATAAAAGAGTGCGCAGCACGATAGTCAAGACAGACTTGTCCAGGACTCCTGCCCGTGTTTGTCACTTTAGAGCACCAGTAGTGCTCAACAAAGTCAATATTTAACTaaagtttaattaaattatataaaaaagaattatagtggaatcaataaaattttaataattttaactttaaatttattgaatccAACTGCtggccaaaataatattttgagataaaaaattccCATCCCACGTCTGTTCGTTTAGCGCGTTTCACTTGTGGCGCAATGTCATTCCGCGCTTTAACAAATGGCTTTCCTCACTCCTGGGCTGCGACCAATTTTAAGAGTGAGTTTAGACgatgaagtgagttgaattaaattgataaaatattatattttattattattattattttaaaattaaaaaaaattgaattatttattatattttatattaaaatttaaaaaaattataatgatgaattatgTTTTCAAACATAACCTAGGTTTCTCTTTCTGCAGTCTGCACCGAACCCTTCCTTTTCGCATAAAAGGAATACAAAGAAATAATTTCTGTATTAAATGATGTGTAATTTAGATTTGTTAAATTAGtgatgtaatattatatatatatatatattctttaatacaataataaatattaatacaactataaactttaatacaatcatatataagttataattaaaataaataaaaagtttaagattaatattttaatataataataataaatttgttgaatttgttatttgatattgttaaaaagtgactaattaaatttataaaaataaatttcctaattaaattttagccaaaatttGTTGAGATAATTACTAGTGCTTTTATATTTCAACAACGGGCCCAACTGGACCTTGCCAACGTGCCAGATAGCTTCCACATAAACAACCTTTATAGATTTTACGAAAATGTTAAATTCagtattttactataattaatatgaaaaaattatttatcatcttaacttcTATCATTATCTCATTATTCCATGAcgtggtattagatgatagatatacaagtgaaatataataaataatttttaatcacctAATGTCATATCATAGGACGATAAAAGGATGATGGAAGTTGGGATCataagtagcattactcaattaatattagttatacaaaataattatcatCAATATCGtttctcaaataatttataataaaaatattattttttatatttatataaatatattgtatatagatatgtataatttattaaaaacttgaagTCAAAATGTTAATAGGTTGCCTTGGTCTCATAGAttaacctttatataggaggccaaagcaatacaatagtcatacttaagCAATGTATGACTTACTGAATCCAAAAtgtaactctaatgagtttatatctttttttaatgtataaatttcaatttataatttaaattatattataatttgagattttagaCCCGATATGTCATTGGATTGAGTGGAGGGTGGGGCAGGGTGTGGTTTCAACCCCGCCCCCGGTACCGGGGCGTGGTAGGAAACCCTccccccgcatggtgcggggtaAGGGCTGGGAGGGGTGCCcctgccccgcaccatgcgggtagcacccctatttTTAGATGACTAAGGTGCattttagatagtgagttgaagtaaaaattaaaagttgaataaaatattgttataatattattttttaatattattattttaaaatttaaaaaaattgaattgtgtaaaaatttgtaaaatttataaaaattgtaatgatgagataagataaaacaatTTCAATATCCAAGCGGGGTCAAATGCTCTATTTGGgaacacaattattttaaaaaattctcaatttatttcattattatttacagataattcactattatttaatattatttatagataatatgaaatactcttaatatctaaattgAGCCTAACTTTTATTAATGGaagggacaaattttttttcttcttttttatgaaTTAATTCACGTCCAAACACGAGAAGAGGGAGTGCTACATTTTTTGGGGGCCATTATAATGTAAATTTACATATAGCTTGAGAATTAAaggaaattttaaaatcttattaggTGCAATTGCATCCACTGATGAGTACATGGCTCTACCACTAACCttgtcacacacacacacacatatatatatatataatatgattgaTATTATCATAATGTATGAATGTTTGCGGATTTTTTAATGAATGCAATATAAATTTAACctaatatttgttttcttaataaatTAAAGGAGGCGAGTACGAGAGATTGACACTCTCATCTTCGATATAGTGGATAATTCAAACAAATGTTAATATCCACATGCACtctaaaacaagaaaaaaaaatagaacattaATAATGAAAAGTCTTCAACCATAAAATTAAACCCATATACTAATCGGTATCTATTTTGTTCAATCACTATTGTAAATCAAGCCCATTAACATCATATCcctatcattattttctttttcttttttttaaactaagcTTCATGCATATTTTTAAGGTGTCCATGTCACCACAATCGGTGAAGTGACTTGGTGCTTCCCATCTGTCCACGTCAGATGACCAAACTCGCTCGTGGCCTTCTTCCCACCACGTGGCAATCCCACATTCTTGGCCCGAATCCGCACCGTATAGCTATGCTTTTGATCCTTGCGCAGGAACACCATCTTCTTATGATCAACCGTCACGATGACGTCTTTTGGGCTGGAGATTTTAACGCGGTACGTGGATGCACCATCGCTAACATGTGTAACTACTCTCTTAACCACAATCTCCGATTTGGATGGTGCTGATTCAttgaaaaaaactaatattgcCGGATAATTCAGGTCCCACAAGGTATGTTTCTGGGTCccattgcaagccactgatctcGTCGTGATTACCTTAATTTCATCACTACTGTAATCCGAAGCacaaagaaaattcaaataatcatcCACCGTAAGATCATAGACCAAGCCTGGATCAACAGCTTTCTCTGGATCCACGTGTCCAGCACCCATTTCAAACACATCGGACGCGTTGAAATCTTTCTCATCCAGCAAAGCTTTGCCATCGTGATCGTACGTGTAAGCTGTGGTCATCAACGATGATTTGATCATCGCCGGGGACCAATCGGGATGGGCCCCTTTCAACAAAGCAACCACGCCTGCCACGTGTGGGCAAGACATGGAGGTGCCGGAGATTATGTTAAATGAGAGACGCCTCAAGTCGGAGGGTAATTCAGTAGGGGGTATGCCATCTGGCCATGCTGCTAGTATGTTGACACCTGGAGCAACGACATCGGGTTTTAACACGTGGGGAGATATTGAGTTGGGCCCACGGGAAGAGAAGATTGCAATTGTAGGTGCTGGTTTCACTCCCACCAGTGTGGTCCCATTGAAACGCAGAGTGGCGCGTGGGTTTGGAGAAGACTCGATGTATTTCAACACAATAGTGCGGTCTGATTCACTGATTGCGAGACCAGGATGTATATATGCATCTGCAATTGTACCCTGTCCTAATTTCTCCACGTTGGCGATGACAACACCGACCCCACCAGCCTCTTGAACCACCACTGATGCTACGACACGTGACACTTCCCCACGATCACACACCACGATTTTGCCACGTACCACATTCGGATCTAACGTATTGGGATAGCAATATTCACTGCCGATTCCGATTCGCCCCAATGTGGACGCATTGCCCGCGTAAATCAACGGCACATACTTCGCCTCCGGCGGCACTCGACTTTGGAAGAGCGACGATCCGGTAATGACGCGACCATCTTCGAGCACTAATTCGGCAGGGAATTTTCTATCAATGGTGCTCGCACCTACGGTGGTGATCCAAGGTGCCGTGTTCGTCACGCTCATATAATTGGGACCTGAATTGCCGGCGGCAGCTGAGAAGATAATTCCTTTCTCTATTGCTCCGAAAGATCCTATCGCAATTACGTCTTCATGGTACGGCATGGGTTCCCCGCCTAAGGAGGATGATATAATGTCAACACCGTCTTCTACGGCAGCGTCGATGCCGGCGAGAACATCTGAAGTTACACACCCTTGCATACCACAGACCTTGTATACGGCGATTCTTGCTTTCGGCGCAACACCGATTGCGACCCCATCAGCGAAACCGAGGAAGGATGCGTTATTTACATGTCTTCCAGCAGCAGTGGATGCAGTATGTGTTCCATGGCCGACTGTGTCTCTGGCAGACTTGATGAGCTCTTTGGTCTCTCCCACTTCGTCGCCATAGTGGGCAAAGTATCCGTCAGCGAAGTATCGTGCGCCAATCAACTTTCTGTTGCAAAGCGTCTTGGGGAATTTCTCACCACCAATGCATTTACCTCTCCAGTGAGAAGGTATGGGCCCGAGGTCTTTGTCGTTAAAGCTCAGACGTTCGGGCCAGACACCAGTGTCGATCATCCCGATGATGACATGGGAACCCGAATCGGACTCCCTGATAATGCCATTTGTGCTTGCACCAGTATCCTCGTCCTTTAGGCCCAAGAACTGAGGTGTACGTGTCGTTTGGATTGGGATAAGCCGGTCCGGGAACACGGCGAGTATTTCCGGGAGGTCTGTGAGCTTCTCAGCTTGTTGAGGAGAGAGTCTTGCTGAGAAGCCATGAAAGACGGAATTGTACACGTGGAGAAGGTCATGGCCAGTATCTTGTGTTTGGGCAGAATCATAAGTACTAGAACCGAGGCTATTTATAAGGGTAGATTTGTACCAGGCTTTGATATTGGAGAAGCGTGAGGGTTTAAGGTCATTCTGGACACGGACAATGAAAGTTCTAGCGTTTGGGACATCTGTTTTGCAAGGAACAACGGATGCTGAGAGCAGCAGAGTGAACAGAAAAGGCCAAATATCACCCATTAATTATGCAGGTCAAGAACAGAGGAGGTTTATAGATCAGCTAGCTAGCAATTAAAGATCAAAgtgaatatgcatgcatgggagtACTGATCTAACGTAAGAGTGTGGCTGTTATATATATAGCGATAAAGGCTATTGATTATAAAAGTTTCAAAAGgatacaaattaaaagaaaatggatcAGTTAGAAGAGGTGGGGGGGAGAATTCCATGTTTCAAACTTGATCTGCTGCGATGCGAACGTATAcatgatgttgatgatgatggaaCCACTTATAACCAGTGAGAAGCGGATCATCCAAGCTGGGGAAAGACAGCATGAGACGCATGCTGCTGCATGCACTGGAGATAATATTCGAtccttataattaataatttatatatgcgTTACCAAATTGGCAAGAATTTGATAGGCAATAACTTCCATTATGTGCATAAAACCCAGTGGTTGATATATATTTGGATGTGATTCTTTGTTCATGAGTTGGTAAAGCATAAAACGATGGATGTCAAAAGTAGTAGAAGATAGCTAGAGAGGTTGatttgtttcttattttccaATTTCAGTAGTCATATATTTCAAGCAATTATGTTTTCTCCAAATTGGATCATGCATGTGCTGAAGTAACGTACCCTAATtagctatatagctagctagctaggcctaTGCAACACGTACGTAtcatcactataaaaaaattatttatttgtagttagatattttcaatcaaaatgtgattatttttattataaataatcatttttattgtaaataattaatgataaatacttatttttcttatagtacgATTGGAATCTCTATCATGTCCTTTTTGCAGAGGTTGCTAACTTGCTATACATGTATACTTTCTTTATCGGGATCGATATGATAAGATTTGTTCacataatgatattaaaagtAGAAGGcctagaattaaaaaatataaataaataaaacaacttcGATCTCCAAGtattaataatagaaaaaatgtaTACAACTTCTTACTAATAACATAATCTTCACACAACCTCCAtacacaccatatttttttaatttttattatttttttcttttatcaaatatttaaaatatgaataatgaatagaagaattgaattagtttaaaaagaataaactcaaaaaaaattaaaaaaatatatttaaaaatttttaaaaatgtgatgTGTGGAAGTTGGagaggttgtgtagcattgctcttaataatttgttgttACAAAAGAGTGTGGGTCCCTCttaattaaaagttattttatttggaTTGGTTTCTTCATGAGTTACTATTATAACTAAGCTGGTCTTTGATGAATACTAgatcattatattattacagCATGCAATGCCATTAAAAATTTAACAGTTCTTCACCTTCTTAAACATGGCATTATGCAATATGAAAAGAAGAATTTAAGACTGTGAGAAAATCACTACCGACCTCATGCCAATATGtcaaaaattaatgtttttaattggtTCCTATTAGGGTCTCTTTTCAGAAATTCCCATCCCAAATATTACTCAATTaacacaaaacattttcaatttcaaatttttaactttttcatttaataattatccaatcattacaactttcccgaactttcaaataaaacacaaaaataatactatattttcaaattttagaacaaaaattatattcaattaattttttaactttataatatttttcttaaactttttatctctcttttcccaaaatccaagcaatttcactaccattcacatCACATATATACTAAGATATTGATCAaagtatccaaacaagcccttaacgTTTAAAGAACTCTCAAATCTTAATTacgtaatatttttctaactAGTTTTAAAACCAAACTAATCATTCATAATTAATCAAATTCAGCATTTATCAGACTaagaattttctaaaatctaagtaccaacatatatatatatgtatgtgtgtgtgtgataaaATCTAGACcctttaatttgaaataatagCTAGCATTTAAGAAACTCTACCTAGCTATGCAGGTAGAGTTCGAGAAGAACTCCaacaaaaataatctatttaacCTTGTGGAATCATCTTTTGATTTGACTATAATATAGCCGTGAATATCACAACGTACCTATTTTACTCTGGTTCGAAGAAGAAAGCTCACAAGTAAACAAAAGTCACGCATACATATaattaaatgtgataaattaaattcttatattaCATTTTTGTTTGAGTTTTATGACATAATTTTTGAGAGATTTAAATCGTAtatcctataatatttattgttgtcagtaaaatttttcaaatagtactaaatactcaataaatagtatCACTATAAGATAAATGAGTATTTGTAACTGattatttatgacaaaaatatacttattttggcaagaaattatcattttcatataaaataactagttacaaataaataatttctcgtGGTGAGTATACAACCCacactttgtatttttttttcccaattcaAGCCGGCCTATAACTCACATAAAACTTCCAAAAGATTATaattccaaatattttaaattcatatatatatatatatatataagaaaacttaaTCCAATTACAATGCTCGATCTCAAGCTTATAAGGTAATTAAACGTTTTATTTAATAGAGAAGGATCATCATGAAGTGATCAGTGAATTTAATATCAAACG
This genomic interval from Juglans microcarpa x Juglans regia isolate MS1-56 chromosome 4D, Jm3101_v1.0, whole genome shotgun sequence contains the following:
- the LOC121260400 gene encoding subtilisin-like protease SBT1.5, whose translation is MGDIWPFLFTLLLSASVVPCKTDVPNARTFIVRVQNDLKPSRFSNIKAWYKSTLINSLGSSTYDSAQTQDTGHDLLHVYNSVFHGFSARLSPQQAEKLTDLPEILAVFPDRLIPIQTTRTPQFLGLKDEDTGASTNGIIRESDSGSHVIIGMIDTGVWPERLSFNDKDLGPIPSHWRGKCIGGEKFPKTLCNRKLIGARYFADGYFAHYGDEVGETKELIKSARDTVGHGTHTASTAAGRHVNNASFLGFADGVAIGVAPKARIAVYKVCGMQGCVTSDVLAGIDAAVEDGVDIISSSLGGEPMPYHEDVIAIGSFGAIEKGIIFSAAAGNSGPNYMSVTNTAPWITTVGASTIDRKFPAELVLEDGRVITGSSLFQSRVPPEAKYVPLIYAGNASTLGRIGIGSEYCYPNTLDPNVVRGKIVVCDRGEVSRVVASVVVQEAGGVGVVIANVEKLGQGTIADAYIHPGLAISESDRTIVLKYIESSPNPRATLRFNGTTLVGVKPAPTIAIFSSRGPNSISPHVLKPDVVAPGVNILAAWPDGIPPTELPSDLRRLSFNIISGTSMSCPHVAGVVALLKGAHPDWSPAMIKSSLMTTAYTYDHDGKALLDEKDFNASDVFEMGAGHVDPEKAVDPGLVYDLTVDDYLNFLCASDYSSDEIKVITTRSVACNGTQKHTLWDLNYPAILVFFNESAPSKSEIVVKRVVTHVSDGASTYRVKISSPKDVIVTVDHKKMVFLRKDQKHSYTVRIRAKNVGLPRGGKKATSEFGHLTWTDGKHQVTSPIVVTWTP